Proteins encoded within one genomic window of Eublepharis macularius isolate TG4126 chromosome 10, MPM_Emac_v1.0, whole genome shotgun sequence:
- the VPS16 gene encoding vacuolar protein sorting-associated protein 16 homolog produces MDCYTADWNPLGDEAYYRKLDLYSMAWDIKEAGLRDCLVAAAPYGGPIALLKPKKEKSPSSRPVLHIYSASGVHWASTLWKNCPAVHLGWTASEDLLCIQEDGSVLIYSIFCEFKRCFRMGNEVLQNHVVEAKVFHTEYGTGVAILTGANRFILATNVDDLKLRRMPEVPGLQKPPSCWAVLCQDRVTVILLASGQDLLLLDNTSCSLVTLPGMNPHAGSYLRMAVSFNYRYLSLFTDTGYVWMGMSHLKEKLYDFTCNLRTPPKQMVWCTRPRSKQRAVVLAWDRLLLVAGNAQKGIEYHLDEDSYLVPELDGVRIFSSSTHEFLHEIPESTQEIFKIASMAPGALLLEAQREYEKESQKADEYLREIKEQDLLPEAVRKCIEAASCEQDPEIQKALLRAASFGKCFIDKFPPDSFVETCRDLRVLNAIRDYQIGIPLSFAQYKQLTIEVLLDRLVLRRLYPIAIKICEYLRLSEFQGISRILAHWACYKVQQKDKSDEEVASAINQKLGDTPGISYSEIAARAYECGRTELAIKLLEYEPRSGKQVPLLLKMKRSTLALSKAIESGDTDLVYTVVLHLKNELNRGAFFMTLQNQPVALSLYRQFCKHQELDTLKDLYNQDDNHQELGNFFVRSSYTNEQRIEGRVASLVNAVDEYYKAKNEFAAKATEDQVKLLRIQHRMQKEEDKPYLDYSLHDTVYNLILDKNHKRAEQLYRDFKISDKRFWWLKISALAEREDWDELEKFSKSKKSPIGYMPFVEICMKHHNCSEAKKYTLRVAPEQRVKALILVGDLGLAADAAIEHKNENEMNLVLSKCTAASDSSVANKINCAKAQILKK; encoded by the exons CATTGCTGAAACCCAAGAAAGAGAAATCGCCCAGTTCCCGGCCAGTGCTACACATCTATTCTGCTTCGGGGGTTCACTGGGCTAGTACTCTG TGGAAGAACTGCCCAGCGGTGCATCTCGGCTGGACGGCCAGCGAAGATCTCCTCTGCATTCAGGAAGATGGCTCCGTTCTCATCTATAGCATCTTCTGCGAGTTCAAGCGCTGCTTCCGAATGGGCAAT GAGGTGTTGCAGAACCATGTGGTGGAAGCCAAAGTCTTTCATACGGAGTACGGGACCGGTGTGGCTATCCTCACAGGAGCCAACCGCTTCATCCTGGCAACAAACGTTGATGACCTGAAACTCCGCAGGATGCCCGAGGTGCCAG GCCTTCAGaagcccccctcctgctgggctgTCCTGTGCCAAGACAGAGTGACCGTCATCCTCCTTGCATCGGGCCAAGACTTGCTCCTCCTAGACAATACATCCTGCTCCCTGGTG ACTCTGCCAGGGATGAACCCCCATGCCGGCTCCTACCTGCGCATGGCTGTCTCTTTCAACTACCGCTACTTGTCTCTGTTCACCGACACCGGCTATGTCTGGATGGGGATGTCCCActtaaag GAAAAACTGTACGACTTCACTTGCAATCTGAGAACTCCTCCGAAGCAGATGGTTTG GTGTACCCGGCCGCGAAGCAAGCAGCGTGCGGTGGTCTTGGCGTGGGATCGGCTTCTCCTTGTGGCTGGGAATGCCCAGAAGGGAATTGA ATACCACCTAGATGAGGATTCGTACCTGGTGCCAGAGCTTGACGGAGTTCGGATTTTCTCCTCTTCCACCCATGAATTTCTTCACGAGATTCCAG AATCCACCCAGGAGATCTTCAAGATCGCATCCATGGCGCCGGGAGCTTTGCTGCTAGAAGCCCAAAGGGAATATGAG AAAGAGAGCCAGAAGGCCGATGAATACTTGCGGGAAATCAAGGAGCAGGACCTCTTGCCGGAGGCGGTCAGGAAATGCATAGAAGCAGCCAGCTGTGAACAGGACCCAGAAATCCAAAAAGCTCTTCTTCGG GCGGCCTCCTTTGGGAAATGCTTCATCGACAAGTTCCCACCCGACAGCTTCGTGGAGACGTGTCGGGACCTGCGGGTGCTCAACGCCATCCGGGATTACCAGATTGGGATCCCCCTCAGTTTTGCCCA GTACAAACAGCTCACCATCGAAGTTTTACTGGACAG GCTGGTTCTGCGGAGGCTGTACCCCATCGCGATCAAGATCTGCGAATATCTGCGTCTGTCTGAGTTCCAGGGTATTAGCCGGATTCTGGCTCACTGGGCCTGTTACAAG GTTCAACAGAAGGACAAGTCAGATGAAGAAGTGGCCTCCGCCATCAATCAGAAGTTGGGCGACACCCCGGGCATCTCGTACTCAGAGATTGCCGCCCGGGCATATGAGTGTGGCAGGACAGAGCTGGCTATTAAG CTGCTGGAATATGAGCCCCGATCCGGGAAGCAGGTCCCGCTGTTGCTGAAGATGAAGAGGAGCACCTTAGCCCTGAGCAAAGCCATCGAGAGCGGagacactgacctgg TTTACACCGTTGTCTTGCACCTAAAGAACGAACTAAACCGTGGCGCCTTCTTCATGACCTTGCAGAACCAACCTGTGGCTTTGAGCCTATATCGCCAG TTCTGCAAGCACCAAGAACTGGATACGCTCAAAGACCTCTACAATCAAGATGACAACCACCAGGAACTCGGAAACTTCTTTGTCCGCTCCAGCTACACCAATGAGCAG CGGATCGAGGGGCGCGTGGCCAGCCTGGTGAATGCCGTGGATGAATATTACAAAGCCAAGAATGAATTTGCGGCAAAG GCCACCGAAGACCAGGTGAAGCTGCTCCGCATACAGCACCGCATGCAGAAGGAGGAAGACAAGCCATACCTGGACTACTCCCTCCACGACACTGTCTACAACCTCATCCTGGACAAGAACCACAAACGGGCCGAGCAGCTGTACCGCGACTTCAAGATCTCCGACAAACG GTTCTGGTGGCTGAAGATCAGCGCCCTGGCGGAGCGAGAAGACTGGGACGAGTTGGAGAAGTTCTCCAAGTCTAAGAAGTCACCCATTGGCTATATG CCCTTCGTCGAGATCTGCATGAAGCACCACAACTGCTCTGAGGCCAAGAAGTATACCCTCCGTGTTGCCCCAGAGCAGCGGGTCAAAGCCTTGATCTTGGTGGG GGATTTGGGACTGGCTGCCGATGCGGCCATCGAACACAAGAATGAGAACGAGATGAATCTCGTCCTGTCCAAGTGCACCGCGGCCTCCGACTCCTCCGTCGCCAACAAGATCAACTGCGCCAAGGCTCAGATTCTAAAGAAATAG